A window of Corythoichthys intestinalis isolate RoL2023-P3 chromosome 14, ASM3026506v1, whole genome shotgun sequence contains these coding sequences:
- the cldn15la gene encoding claudin 15-like a — protein MSTAVEATGFVMCVLSWLLTGAALANDYWKISTVSGSVIISQRQFENLWHSCAENSAGIAECRDFESLLSLPGHVQACRALMIVSLLLGLGCMVVSLLGLKCIKIGSAGDTSKAKLAVTGGILSILAGLCCMIAASWYASMVVQDFYNPLYVGVKFEMGVGLYIAWGAACLAMLGGALLCSACKRTSTSGSKKGFHGSAPPRKVYRATPASEADTARAYV, from the exons ATGTCGACAGCGGTGGAGGCGACGGGCTTCGTCATGTGCGTGCTGAGCTGGCTCCTGACGGGCGCGGCGTTAGCCAACGACTACTGGAAGATCTCCACCGTGTCGGGCAGTGTAATCATCTCGCAGAGGCAGTTCGAGAACTTGTGGCACTCGTGTGCCGAGAACAGCGCCGGGATTGCCGAGTGTCGCGACTTTGAGTCGTTGCTCTCGTTGCCAG GTCATGTTCAGGCGTGCCGGGCCCTGATGATTGTGTCTCTGCTGCTGGGTTTGGGCTGCATGGTCGTTTCCCTACTGGGTCTCAAGTGCATCAAGATCGGCTCTGCCGGAGACACCTCCAAGGCCAAGCTGGCTGTCACTGGAGGCATCCTCAGCATCCTGGCCG GTTTGTGCTGCATGATCGCGGCGTCGTGGTATGCTAGCATGGTGGTGCAGGACTTCTACAACCCTCTTTACGTTGGCGTCAA GTTCGAGATGGGCGTGGGTCTCTACATTGCCTGGGGGGCTGCCTGTCTGGCCATGCTGGGGGGCGCCCTGCTCTGCTCCGCTTGTAAGAGGACGTCAACCAGCGGAAGCAAAAAAGG TTTCCACGGCAGCGCCCCACCACGCAAAGTCTACAGAGCGACCCCGGCGTCGGAAGCGGACACGGCCAGAGCTTACGTGTGA